In Amycolatopsis sp. EV170708-02-1, the following are encoded in one genomic region:
- a CDS encoding amino acid adenylation domain-containing protein, which produces MSAPEIVAELRTLGVDLWQESGQIRFRAPRGVLTDEWRAALRSHKAEIVDLLARDGELAAVTHDADARHEPFPLTDVQTAYLLGRRESFGYGGVACHGYLEVSYPELDPVRVEDAWNTLVRRHDMLRAVVERDGYQHVLPEVPRCPVPVADSAEAVRAELGHRRYETDVWPLFALRVTRHPDRDVLHISMDSLIADWASAGVLLDELDLLLADPDAVLPPLEITFRDYLLAERGLRDTARYRADREYWQARVDDLPLAPELPLLTTVEPGPVRFRRHHTRLAAPRWDALREQARRHGITASTAVLAAYAAVLGRWSRRPRFSLNLTLLNRQPLHPQVDKLVGDFTSVSLLAVDDAAGVPFQEWAARMGARMFEDLDHRLFSGVEVMREFARRRDRDAALMPVVFTSAIGLGGRTGSGITQTPQVFLDCQVTDDVDGLQLTWDVREGIFPEGLIEDMFAALESALLRLAESSEAWLSTDLVPLPVWQAEERARVNDTAAPLPSALLHAEVFTQAARTPDAVAVTGPGGALTYGELARQAGGVAELLRGQGIAPGDLVAINLDKGADQISTVLGILLAGGVYLPVDTTQPPLRREKLIAGATHVVTRTWLGGVVPAEDIPVVTAGDPDSLAYVIYTSGSTGDPKGVMITHRAALNTVEDVNRRFGVTASDRVLGLAQLGFDLSVYDIFGLLAVGGTLVLPDPARPADPSHWARLVAEYGVTIWNSVPAQLQMLAHYLPSGPIPIPSLRLALLSGDWIPVTLPGEIRAFAPDLEMIGLGGATEAAIWSIHHPIDLVPEHWTSIPYGVPLANQNFRVLDGSHRDCPVWTAGELYIGGAGLATGYLGDEELTAARFVSVAGERLYRTGDLGRYLPGGEIEFLGREDDQVKIRGHRVELGEVEAALLAHDNVGAAAAVVAGERHGERVLLGFVEPARVPEPPASPDFRMVGHFADRQVEDFDAAQVARHVRLLHQAALASMREALACHPVVHERHRWLARHWRDLVADAPEINAFGITAEEAWGLLDEDPLCTQEFLDYHRAHVERVHELLDGEQNPFDLLFPQGGMAPARAVYRDNPIFRYLNAAAAALLNRIAAAHTGRPLRVLEVGAGTGSTTDAVLPMLAGHEIDYLFTDVSPFFLDEARERFGEQPGVRFGLFDLDQDHRSQGFAPNSFDVVLCAGVLNSVRRPEAVLDLVGPGGWLVFIEPTVEHPHIMLTQGFMMDGPALRSRQEWLDLFGGADLRLPGDGHPQAAQGIEIFAKRVKSDRAPVAADELIPFLAQRLPAHMVPSHLQVVDELPLTGNGKVDRKTLVGWRLAAADDAADRDGVIADELEGKLAALWAKALGLARIGRHDSFYDRGADSLILARVAGQLPEEVPEAADVAYDTLLRQMLNEPTVAALAASLRARERPATAARRDETGNSLLVPFGGGGDSPVRVLFHAALGTMDYFHSLANALVAQDLGPVVGLAVADTDAYLSIDAKDLIERVADDYTDRLLAEGHTRFQLIGYCLGGLLATEVARRLLERGFEVADLSLVDSIPMFLETDEELAFEAIFVPNLNLDPVTTVFGADVDGSDVYRAIDKLMIEHDRKVPAGAMAALTGDPGLEAVAAAVRGRHERTQAERLASYAEAAASQAGIPIGPELVPALFEVCRHSMRAARFDPEPYAGDMTFLRASEQQSFGVTAGVGHLAVPFWQDTCLGEFKVVDVPGNHFSLIEPPHLEVVARHLGAAITEGARS; this is translated from the coding sequence ATGAGCGCACCCGAGATCGTTGCTGAATTGCGGACGCTGGGGGTGGACCTCTGGCAGGAATCGGGCCAGATCCGGTTCCGTGCTCCTCGCGGGGTGCTCACCGACGAGTGGCGTGCGGCGCTGCGCTCGCACAAGGCCGAGATCGTGGATCTCCTCGCTCGCGACGGCGAACTCGCCGCTGTCACGCACGACGCGGACGCCCGCCATGAGCCGTTTCCGCTGACCGACGTGCAGACGGCGTATCTGCTCGGACGGCGAGAGTCGTTCGGTTACGGCGGCGTGGCCTGCCATGGCTACCTCGAAGTGAGCTATCCCGAACTGGATCCGGTGCGAGTCGAGGACGCCTGGAACACGCTGGTGCGGAGGCACGACATGCTCCGGGCGGTCGTCGAACGAGACGGCTACCAGCACGTCCTGCCGGAGGTGCCGCGCTGCCCGGTCCCCGTGGCGGACTCGGCGGAAGCCGTTCGCGCCGAACTAGGGCACCGTCGCTACGAAACCGACGTGTGGCCCCTGTTCGCGCTTCGCGTCACCCGCCATCCGGACCGCGACGTCCTCCACATATCGATGGATTCCCTGATCGCGGACTGGGCCAGCGCGGGAGTGCTGCTCGACGAACTGGATCTGCTGCTGGCCGACCCGGACGCGGTGCTGCCGCCCCTGGAGATCACCTTCCGCGACTACCTGCTGGCCGAACGCGGGCTGCGTGACACTGCCCGGTACCGCGCGGATCGCGAGTACTGGCAGGCCCGCGTCGACGATCTGCCTCTCGCTCCCGAACTGCCGTTGCTCACCACAGTGGAGCCCGGACCGGTCAGGTTCCGCCGCCACCACACCAGGCTGGCCGCGCCGCGGTGGGACGCGCTGCGTGAACAGGCACGGCGGCACGGGATCACCGCGTCGACGGCGGTCCTCGCCGCCTATGCCGCCGTGCTGGGCCGATGGTCCCGCCGCCCCCGGTTCAGTCTCAACCTCACCCTGCTCAACCGGCAGCCCCTGCACCCGCAGGTGGACAAGCTGGTCGGCGATTTCACGTCGGTCAGCCTGCTGGCCGTGGACGACGCGGCCGGGGTGCCGTTCCAGGAGTGGGCCGCCCGCATGGGCGCGCGGATGTTCGAAGACCTCGATCACCGGCTGTTCTCGGGTGTCGAGGTGATGCGCGAGTTCGCCCGTCGCCGCGACCGCGACGCCGCGCTGATGCCGGTCGTGTTCACCAGCGCCATCGGTCTCGGTGGCCGGACCGGATCAGGGATCACCCAGACCCCGCAGGTCTTCCTCGACTGTCAGGTCACCGATGACGTCGACGGCCTCCAGCTCACTTGGGACGTCCGGGAGGGTATCTTCCCGGAGGGCCTGATCGAGGACATGTTCGCCGCACTGGAATCCGCTCTTCTTCGGCTCGCGGAGTCATCCGAAGCGTGGCTCAGTACCGACCTGGTGCCGCTGCCCGTATGGCAGGCCGAGGAACGCGCCCGCGTCAACGACACCGCCGCGCCACTGCCGTCTGCGCTGCTGCACGCCGAGGTGTTCACCCAGGCCGCCCGGACGCCGGACGCGGTCGCGGTCACCGGCCCGGGCGGAGCGCTTACCTACGGCGAACTGGCGCGCCAGGCGGGCGGGGTCGCGGAACTGTTGCGAGGGCAGGGAATTGCTCCCGGCGACCTGGTCGCGATCAATCTGGACAAGGGAGCCGACCAGATCTCGACGGTGCTCGGGATCCTGCTCGCGGGCGGTGTCTACCTGCCGGTGGACACCACTCAGCCCCCGTTGCGACGGGAGAAGCTCATCGCGGGAGCCACCCACGTGGTGACGCGGACGTGGCTCGGCGGTGTCGTGCCGGCGGAGGACATCCCCGTAGTGACCGCCGGCGATCCGGATTCGCTCGCCTACGTCATCTACACATCCGGCTCGACCGGCGACCCCAAGGGCGTCATGATCACCCACCGGGCCGCGCTGAACACCGTCGAGGACGTCAACCGCCGCTTCGGCGTCACCGCGTCCGATCGCGTGCTCGGCTTGGCGCAGCTGGGATTCGACCTCTCGGTGTACGACATCTTCGGCCTGCTGGCTGTGGGCGGCACGCTCGTCCTGCCCGATCCGGCCCGGCCGGCCGACCCGTCGCACTGGGCCCGGCTCGTGGCCGAGTACGGCGTGACGATCTGGAACTCGGTGCCCGCCCAACTGCAGATGCTGGCGCACTACCTGCCTTCGGGGCCCATCCCGATTCCGTCCCTCCGGCTGGCGTTGCTGTCCGGTGACTGGATCCCGGTCACGCTGCCGGGCGAGATCCGCGCGTTCGCCCCGGACCTGGAGATGATCGGCCTCGGTGGCGCGACAGAGGCCGCGATCTGGTCCATTCACCACCCGATAGACCTGGTGCCGGAGCATTGGACCTCGATTCCCTACGGCGTCCCGTTGGCCAATCAGAACTTCCGGGTGCTCGACGGATCCCATCGCGACTGTCCGGTGTGGACAGCCGGTGAGCTGTACATCGGCGGTGCCGGACTGGCGACGGGCTACCTCGGTGACGAGGAGCTGACCGCGGCCCGGTTCGTCTCGGTCGCGGGGGAGCGGCTCTACCGCACCGGCGACCTCGGCCGGTACCTGCCCGGTGGAGAGATCGAATTCCTCGGCCGAGAGGACGATCAAGTGAAGATCCGGGGGCATCGGGTCGAGCTCGGTGAGGTCGAGGCCGCCCTGCTGGCTCACGACAACGTGGGTGCGGCCGCTGCCGTGGTGGCAGGCGAGCGCCACGGCGAACGGGTGCTGCTCGGTTTCGTCGAACCCGCCCGCGTCCCGGAACCGCCCGCCTCGCCGGATTTCCGCATGGTCGGCCATTTCGCGGACCGGCAGGTCGAGGACTTCGACGCCGCCCAGGTGGCCAGGCACGTCCGGTTACTTCACCAGGCCGCACTCGCCTCGATGCGGGAGGCTCTCGCGTGCCATCCCGTGGTGCACGAACGGCACCGCTGGCTGGCCCGCCACTGGCGCGATCTGGTCGCCGATGCCCCGGAGATCAATGCCTTCGGAATCACAGCCGAGGAGGCGTGGGGGCTGCTCGACGAGGATCCGCTGTGTACACAGGAGTTCCTGGACTACCACCGGGCACACGTGGAGCGGGTCCACGAACTGCTCGACGGTGAGCAGAACCCGTTCGACCTGCTGTTCCCCCAGGGCGGTATGGCTCCGGCAAGGGCGGTCTATCGCGACAATCCGATCTTCCGCTACCTCAACGCCGCCGCCGCCGCGCTGCTCAACCGGATCGCCGCCGCGCATACGGGCCGGCCGCTTCGCGTTCTGGAAGTCGGCGCTGGTACCGGATCGACCACCGACGCGGTGCTGCCGATGCTCGCGGGCCATGAGATCGACTATCTGTTCACCGATGTATCACCGTTCTTCCTCGACGAGGCGCGGGAACGCTTCGGTGAGCAGCCCGGCGTGAGATTCGGACTGTTCGACCTCGATCAGGACCACCGGTCCCAAGGCTTCGCGCCGAACTCGTTCGACGTCGTGCTGTGCGCCGGCGTGCTCAACAGTGTCCGGCGGCCGGAGGCGGTGCTGGACCTGGTGGGCCCCGGCGGCTGGCTGGTCTTCATCGAGCCGACTGTCGAGCATCCGCACATCATGCTGACGCAGGGCTTCATGATGGACGGTCCGGCCCTGCGGTCCCGTCAGGAGTGGCTCGACCTGTTCGGCGGAGCGGACCTGCGCCTGCCCGGTGACGGCCATCCCCAAGCGGCACAGGGGATCGAGATCTTCGCCAAGCGGGTGAAGAGTGATCGCGCGCCTGTCGCGGCCGACGAACTGATCCCGTTTCTCGCCCAGCGATTGCCAGCGCACATGGTGCCTTCGCACCTTCAGGTAGTGGACGAGTTACCGCTCACCGGCAACGGCAAGGTCGACCGCAAGACCCTGGTCGGCTGGCGGCTCGCAGCCGCGGATGACGCGGCTGATCGCGACGGTGTCATCGCGGACGAATTGGAGGGGAAGCTGGCCGCACTGTGGGCCAAAGCGCTCGGGTTGGCCAGGATCGGGCGGCACGACAGCTTCTACGATCGGGGCGCCGACTCGTTGATCCTCGCGCGGGTCGCCGGGCAGTTGCCCGAGGAGGTGCCGGAGGCGGCGGACGTCGCCTACGACACCCTGCTGCGGCAGATGCTCAATGAGCCGACGGTGGCGGCGCTGGCCGCGTCGCTGCGTGCCCGGGAGCGGCCCGCGACGGCTGCGAGACGCGATGAGACCGGCAACTCGCTGCTGGTGCCGTTCGGCGGCGGTGGCGACAGCCCGGTCCGAGTGCTGTTCCACGCCGCGCTCGGCACGATGGACTACTTCCACTCACTGGCGAACGCGCTGGTGGCGCAGGACCTCGGGCCCGTGGTGGGTCTCGCTGTCGCCGACACCGACGCCTACCTGTCCATCGACGCGAAGGACCTCATCGAGCGGGTCGCAGACGACTACACGGACCGGTTGCTGGCAGAAGGTCACACCAGGTTCCAGCTCATCGGCTACTGCCTGGGCGGCCTGCTGGCCACCGAGGTCGCCCGGCGGTTGCTCGAGCGCGGCTTCGAGGTGGCGGATCTGAGCCTCGTCGACAGCATCCCGATGTTCCTCGAAACCGACGAGGAACTGGCGTTCGAGGCCATTTTCGTGCCCAACCTCAATCTCGACCCGGTCACGACGGTCTTCGGGGCCGATGTGGACGGATCGGATGTCTATCGCGCCATCGACAAGCTGATGATCGAGCACGACCGCAAGGTGCCCGCCGGGGCCATGGCCGCGCTCACCGGCGATCCGGGCTTGGAGGCGGTCGCCGCCGCCGTACGCGGACGACACGAGCGGACCCAGGCCGAGCGGCTCGCTTCGTACGCGGAGGCCGCCGCGAGCCAGGCCGGGATCCCGATCGGCCCGGAACTGGTGCCCGCCCTGTTCGAGGTCTGCCGCCACAGCATGAGGGCCGCCCGGTTCGACCCGGAGCCCTACGCCGGTGACATGACCTTCCTGCGTGCTTCCGAACAGCAGTCGTTCGGTGTCACCGCCGGCGTCGGGCACCTCGCCGTTCCGTTCTGGCAGGACACCTGCCTCGGCGAGTTCAAGGTGGTCGATGTGCCCGGCAATCACTTCAGCCTCATCGAGCCACCGCATCTGGAGGTGGTGGCCCGCCACCTCGGCGCGGCGATCACCGAGGGAGCCCGCTCGTGA
- a CDS encoding ABC transporter ATP-binding protein: MTTATEDTTRTEPKIDKPSTADTKEAAAALRDLRRPVAGLTRVGVVLAALGALTTLVPFVGIAELGRALLTPGPVEGGEVWPIAGIVALALVIGWASNGAGLSLTHIADHRLQAMLRRRIVDRLGRVPLGWYSDTNSGLVRKAAQDDIDDLHHLVAHHDVEMTGAIMLPLGGIAYLCWLDWRLALLAIATLPVYVVAYGSMMRGFVRKMAEMDAGVARVSAAIAEFVHGITVVKVFGQANRAHRAYDDAVGEFGEKYAGWVRPMLRLEALTSMALSAPVVALVSLAGGMWFVAEGWVTPIEALAEVLVAMIIPSTLLVLNQGITALRKATAAAARITALLGTRPLAVPDEPLEPSGHDVEFDDVSFAYEGNDTVVSGVSLHCLPGTVTALVGSSGAGKSTLAKLVPRFYDVTSGAVRVGGVDVRHIAPEVLYRKVGFVLQDVQLLHGPVMRNLCLGRLEATYDEVVAAAKAARIHDRILALPRGYASVIGEDAIFSGGEAQRVSIARALLADTPILVLDEATAYADPESEAEIQDALSVLAQGRTVLVIAHRLTTIAGVDRIVVLDGGAVVEQGTQDELLATKGRYARMWEAYTGGSTR, encoded by the coding sequence GTGACCACGGCGACCGAAGACACCACACGAACCGAGCCGAAGATCGACAAACCGTCCACAGCAGACACCAAGGAGGCGGCAGCCGCGCTGCGGGACCTGCGCAGGCCGGTGGCCGGACTGACCCGGGTCGGCGTCGTGCTGGCCGCGCTGGGTGCGCTCACCACTCTGGTCCCGTTCGTCGGCATCGCCGAACTGGGCCGGGCGCTACTCACTCCCGGTCCGGTCGAGGGCGGCGAGGTCTGGCCGATCGCCGGGATCGTCGCACTGGCGCTGGTGATCGGCTGGGCCTCCAACGGTGCCGGGCTGTCTCTGACGCATATCGCCGACCACCGGCTCCAGGCCATGCTGCGCCGCCGGATCGTGGACCGCCTTGGCCGGGTGCCGCTCGGGTGGTACTCCGACACCAACTCCGGCCTGGTGCGCAAGGCCGCTCAGGACGACATCGACGACCTGCACCACCTGGTGGCGCATCACGACGTCGAGATGACCGGAGCGATCATGCTTCCCCTCGGCGGCATCGCCTACCTGTGCTGGCTTGACTGGCGGCTCGCGTTGCTTGCCATCGCCACCCTGCCGGTCTACGTCGTCGCCTACGGCTCGATGATGCGCGGATTCGTGCGGAAGATGGCCGAGATGGACGCCGGGGTGGCCAGGGTCAGCGCGGCGATCGCCGAGTTCGTGCACGGCATCACCGTGGTCAAGGTGTTCGGGCAGGCCAACCGCGCGCACCGCGCGTACGACGACGCCGTCGGCGAGTTCGGCGAGAAGTACGCGGGCTGGGTGCGGCCGATGCTCAGGCTCGAGGCCCTCACGTCCATGGCGCTGTCCGCCCCGGTGGTCGCGCTGGTCAGTCTAGCGGGCGGGATGTGGTTCGTCGCCGAGGGCTGGGTGACACCGATCGAGGCGTTGGCCGAGGTCCTGGTCGCCATGATCATCCCGTCCACCCTGCTCGTGCTGAACCAGGGAATCACCGCGCTGCGCAAGGCGACCGCCGCGGCGGCCCGGATCACGGCCTTGCTCGGCACCCGGCCGCTGGCCGTACCCGATGAGCCGCTGGAGCCCTCGGGACACGACGTCGAATTCGACGACGTGTCGTTCGCCTACGAGGGGAACGACACCGTCGTGTCCGGTGTCAGCCTGCACTGCCTGCCCGGCACGGTCACCGCGCTGGTGGGCAGCTCGGGTGCGGGCAAGTCCACCTTGGCGAAACTGGTGCCCAGGTTCTACGACGTCACTTCCGGCGCTGTCCGGGTCGGCGGTGTCGACGTGCGTCACATCGCACCCGAGGTGCTGTACCGCAAGGTCGGCTTCGTGCTCCAGGACGTCCAGCTGCTCCATGGCCCCGTCATGCGGAACCTCTGCCTCGGACGGCTGGAGGCGACGTACGACGAGGTGGTCGCCGCGGCCAAGGCCGCTCGAATCCACGACCGGATCCTGGCGCTGCCACGAGGGTATGCCTCGGTCATCGGCGAGGACGCGATCTTCTCCGGTGGCGAGGCTCAGCGGGTCTCGATAGCGCGTGCCTTGCTCGCCGACACCCCGATCCTGGTGCTCGACGAGGCCACGGCCTACGCCGATCCGGAATCCGAGGCGGAGATCCAGGACGCGTTGTCCGTGCTCGCTCAGGGGCGGACGGTCCTCGTGATCGCGCACCGGCTCACCACCATCGCGGGCGTCGACCGGATCGTCGTTCTGGACGGCGGTGCCGTCGTGGAGCAAGGCACGCAGGACGAACTGCTCGCCACGAAAGGCCGCTATGCCCGGATGTGGGAGGCCTACACCGGAGGGAGTACCCGATGA
- a CDS encoding ABC transporter ATP-binding protein, producing MIRDLMKILGPKHDGAVKVYLAWLVAYSLLQGLAMVSLVPVLRALLTGDADMAWRWLAVVLCAVIAACVARYEQAMHGFALSLVTLTSLHHRLGDHVASLPLGWFSSEKVGRLSRSATNGTLMVTNVTAHMLAPLVSGIVTPATVVAAMLVLDWRLGLASLLCAPVLWLTHRWAVNSVGRGEELTDAASAEAGNRVVEFARSQQVLRAFGRTTEGYRPLEDAIEEQKKASRTLLLMAAPRLLANGLGVQLAFAAVIVFGLMLAVNGAIDPVTLIALLALTARFIGPLAEVAAHSSMTRMAANDLRRLASIFDEKPLAEPAVSRAVTKPGEVELADVRFGYEPGVPVLNGISFRAPPRGMTAIVGPSGSGKSTITRLIMRFFDVGSGRVSVGGTDVRDQSTKDLMAQLSVVMQDVYLFDDTLEANIRVGNPLATDDEVREAARIAGVDEIVDRLPGGWSAKVGEGGASLSGGERQRVSVARAVLKDAPIVLLDEATAALDPENERYVQEALRTLMDRATLLVIAHKLSTVVAADQILVLDDGRIAESGTHEELLAANGRYTAFWNERRRTQGWRLVSGEEKK from the coding sequence ATGATCCGCGACCTGATGAAGATCCTCGGGCCGAAGCACGACGGCGCGGTGAAGGTGTACCTGGCCTGGCTGGTGGCCTACTCCCTGTTGCAGGGCTTGGCGATGGTCTCACTCGTGCCGGTCTTGCGGGCCTTGCTGACCGGTGACGCCGATATGGCGTGGCGATGGCTCGCCGTGGTGCTGTGCGCTGTCATCGCCGCCTGCGTCGCTCGTTACGAGCAAGCGATGCACGGTTTCGCGCTCTCCCTGGTCACCTTGACCAGTTTGCATCACCGGCTCGGCGATCATGTGGCGTCCTTGCCGCTGGGCTGGTTCTCCTCCGAAAAGGTGGGCAGGCTCTCCCGCAGTGCCACCAACGGCACGCTGATGGTCACCAACGTGACCGCGCATATGCTCGCCCCGCTGGTGAGCGGCATCGTGACCCCCGCGACCGTCGTGGCGGCGATGCTCGTACTCGACTGGCGGCTCGGGCTCGCGAGCCTGCTGTGCGCGCCGGTGCTGTGGCTCACGCATCGCTGGGCGGTGAACTCCGTCGGCCGCGGCGAAGAACTCACCGACGCCGCCAGTGCCGAGGCGGGTAACCGGGTCGTGGAGTTCGCCCGCAGCCAGCAGGTGTTGCGAGCGTTCGGACGCACCACTGAGGGCTACCGGCCCCTGGAGGACGCGATCGAGGAGCAGAAGAAGGCGAGCCGGACCCTGCTGCTGATGGCGGCGCCGCGGCTGCTGGCCAACGGCCTCGGCGTTCAGCTCGCGTTCGCCGCCGTGATCGTGTTCGGCCTGATGCTTGCGGTGAACGGAGCCATCGACCCGGTGACGCTGATCGCGCTGCTGGCGTTGACGGCGCGGTTCATCGGTCCGCTGGCCGAGGTCGCCGCGCACAGCAGCATGACGCGGATGGCCGCGAACGACCTGCGCCGCCTCGCGTCGATCTTCGACGAGAAGCCACTGGCCGAACCAGCCGTTTCCCGGGCGGTGACCAAGCCCGGTGAGGTCGAACTGGCCGACGTGCGTTTCGGTTACGAGCCTGGCGTGCCGGTGCTGAACGGGATCTCGTTCCGGGCGCCGCCGCGTGGCATGACCGCGATCGTCGGCCCGTCCGGTTCGGGAAAGAGCACCATCACGCGCTTGATCATGCGGTTCTTCGATGTCGGCTCCGGCAGGGTATCCGTCGGCGGCACGGACGTCCGCGATCAGTCCACAAAGGATCTGATGGCGCAGCTTTCGGTCGTGATGCAGGACGTGTACCTGTTCGACGACACGCTGGAGGCCAACATCCGCGTGGGCAACCCGTTGGCCACCGACGACGAGGTCCGTGAGGCAGCCCGGATCGCGGGTGTCGACGAGATCGTGGACCGGCTGCCCGGCGGCTGGTCCGCCAAGGTCGGCGAGGGCGGCGCGTCGCTGTCCGGCGGGGAGCGTCAGCGGGTCTCCGTGGCCAGGGCCGTGCTCAAGGACGCGCCGATCGTGCTCCTGGACGAGGCGACAGCCGCGCTCGACCCCGAGAACGAGCGGTATGTGCAGGAAGCGTTGCGCACGCTGATGGACCGCGCCACTTTGCTGGTCATCGCGCACAAGCTGTCGACCGTGGTCGCGGCCGACCAGATCCTCGTGCTCGACGACGGCCGCATCGCCGAGTCCGGCACACACGAGGAGTTGCTGGCCGCGAACGGCCGCTACACCGCGTTCTGGAACGAACGCCGCCGCACTCAGGGCTGGCGACTCGTGTCCGGTGAGGAGAAGAAATGA
- a CDS encoding class I SAM-dependent methyltransferase — translation MNAHEAGLAALGEEDLGLFPAAMEVLERISLGAMPAAVSGDVVPRHRWLADRWRLALQEHSPGEYCEPGEEFERAYAHLGFPPEMAAFHREALSHLPHLLDDTVALRDLVVRAGDVLTAYQDNVFTGYLNAACAEIVRQAGPRVLELGGGAGLSTAAALTALRGKDYSYAFTDVSPPVVRAAEARFGRDPKVSFRTLDIDVDFARQGLADGSVDVVLAGNVLHNASDVGRTLRRIRRALAPGGKVVFTESTLDTAASLTSVQFLLSRNEPRERTPFLDAGEWRAALVNAGFAPGITLPEPSSPLAAAGQQLITATAIGIPADWPASKVLAHLERSRATEVVLPAAIVGALAVEPSLPLADLSALKLIRYQGGEVDEAARIALGVELARIEPVDVGDDFLSDIAGEADLELDGIDLGAAVAAVREFGRTALLSMLNALRRRGLFTSHGNTEAEVLEGVAYPRLLRRWLDVLTTEGLVRRENDLLIAVPSAEDYSDAALDRAWTRAARAWRETAGSDGTIEYARTNAERLPELIDGTCDAVTLLFPEGRTDIAEALYRENLTGRYQHRAVSAFMRGLVGRWPADRPLRVLEVGAGTGATTERVLPVLASAGIEVDYHYTDVSKLFLDQAAVRLRDYPWVRFGRFDIDVDPDSPPCSFDVVIGGGVLNAAADTDASVRRLVGLLDDGGWLVLTEPTVEEFWILTSQAFLMAEAGDGRSATGATFLTLPQWNAVLDNAGLDRVLGLPGDGHPLTPLGHRVFVARVPNRI, via the coding sequence GTGAATGCCCACGAGGCCGGGCTCGCGGCCCTCGGCGAGGAGGATCTCGGCCTTTTCCCCGCCGCGATGGAGGTACTGGAACGGATCAGCCTGGGGGCCATGCCGGCGGCGGTGTCCGGCGACGTCGTGCCCCGCCATCGCTGGCTGGCGGATCGGTGGCGTTTGGCGTTGCAGGAGCACTCACCCGGTGAGTACTGCGAACCTGGGGAAGAGTTCGAACGCGCCTACGCTCATCTCGGGTTCCCGCCGGAGATGGCCGCTTTCCACCGCGAGGCGCTGTCACACCTGCCGCACCTGCTCGACGACACCGTCGCGTTGCGGGATCTGGTGGTACGCGCGGGCGATGTCCTCACCGCGTACCAGGACAATGTGTTCACCGGCTACCTCAATGCCGCGTGTGCCGAGATCGTCCGGCAGGCCGGCCCGCGGGTGCTCGAACTCGGCGGCGGGGCGGGGCTCAGCACTGCGGCCGCATTGACGGCGTTGCGGGGCAAGGACTACTCGTACGCCTTCACGGACGTATCCCCGCCGGTCGTCCGTGCGGCCGAGGCGCGGTTCGGCCGGGATCCCAAGGTTTCGTTCAGGACGCTCGACATCGACGTCGACTTCGCTCGGCAGGGCCTCGCCGACGGCAGCGTGGACGTGGTACTGGCGGGCAACGTCTTGCACAACGCGAGTGACGTCGGCCGGACGCTGCGCCGGATCCGCCGGGCCCTCGCGCCGGGCGGGAAGGTCGTGTTCACCGAGTCGACCCTTGACACCGCGGCGTCGCTCACCTCCGTGCAGTTCCTGTTGTCCCGAAACGAACCGAGGGAACGAACTCCGTTCCTTGATGCCGGAGAGTGGCGCGCGGCACTGGTGAACGCGGGTTTCGCACCAGGGATCACGCTGCCGGAACCGTCCTCTCCACTGGCCGCTGCCGGGCAGCAGCTCATCACCGCGACGGCGATCGGTATTCCCGCTGACTGGCCCGCCTCCAAGGTACTGGCCCACTTGGAACGTTCTCGTGCCACCGAAGTGGTGCTGCCGGCCGCCATCGTGGGTGCGCTGGCCGTCGAGCCGTCGCTACCGCTCGCCGACCTGTCGGCGCTGAAGTTGATCCGCTACCAAGGCGGCGAGGTCGACGAGGCGGCACGCATCGCGCTCGGCGTCGAACTCGCACGGATCGAACCGGTCGATGTCGGAGACGACTTCCTTTCCGACATCGCCGGGGAAGCCGATCTCGAACTGGACGGCATCGACCTGGGGGCGGCCGTCGCCGCCGTACGAGAGTTCGGCCGGACCGCGTTGCTGTCGATGCTCAACGCGCTGCGCCGGCGTGGCCTTTTCACCAGTCATGGCAACACGGAGGCCGAGGTGCTGGAGGGCGTCGCGTACCCGCGGTTGCTGCGCCGCTGGCTCGATGTCCTCACCACGGAAGGACTGGTGCGACGGGAGAACGATCTGCTGATCGCGGTGCCGTCCGCCGAGGATTACTCCGATGCCGCGCTCGACCGGGCCTGGACGCGGGCCGCGCGGGCCTGGCGGGAGACGGCCGGATCCGACGGCACCATCGAGTATGCCCGCACCAACGCGGAGCGATTGCCGGAGTTGATCGACGGCACCTGCGACGCGGTCACCCTGCTGTTCCCGGAAGGGCGCACCGACATTGCCGAAGCGCTGTACCGGGAGAATCTGACCGGTCGCTACCAGCACCGCGCCGTCAGCGCGTTCATGAGGGGCCTGGTGGGGCGCTGGCCCGCCGACCGGCCACTGCGGGTGCTCGAGGTCGGCGCGGGCACGGGCGCGACCACCGAACGGGTTCTTCCTGTGCTCGCCTCGGCCGGCATCGAGGTCGACTACCACTACACGGACGTGTCGAAGCTTTTTCTCGACCAAGCGGCGGTCCGGCTCCGGGACTACCCGTGGGTGCGGTTCGGCCGGTTCGACATCGACGTCGACCCCGATTCGCCGCCCTGTTCGTTCGACGTGGTGATCGGCGGCGGCGTGCTCAACGCGGCCGCCGACACGGACGCGTCGGTGCGACGGCTGGTTGGCCTGCTGGATGACGGTGGCTGGCTGGTGCTCACCGAACCGACCGTCGAGGAGTTCTGGATCCTGACCTCGCAGGCGTTCCTGATGGCCGAGGCCGGCGACGGCCGCTCGGCCACCGGGGCGACTTTTCTGACCTTGCCGCAATGGAACGCAGTACTCGACAACGCCGGGCTGGATCGGGTACTAGGTCTGCCCGGTGACGGCCATCCGCTGACACCTCTCGGCCATCGCGTGTTCGTCGCGCGCGTGCCGAACCGAATTTGA